One window of Xylocopa sonorina isolate GNS202 chromosome 9, iyXylSono1_principal, whole genome shotgun sequence genomic DNA carries:
- the LOC143427367 gene encoding transmembrane protein 184C: MASICRRWRLWILPVLTCLYGLLIIILVPILLANPIKNGFEKQDQGALVGGAFVLLALPIAFYEIVQHMIYYTQPRLQKYIIRILWMVPIYAVNAWLGLVYPEGSIYVDSLRECYEAYVIYNFMMYLLVYLDADRQLEHRLEISPQVHHMFPLCCLPDWEMGREFVHMCKHGILQYTAVRPITTLISFICELNGVYGEGEFRTDVAFPYMIALNNLSQFVAMYCLVLFYRANAEALKPMKPIGKFLCIKAVVFFSFFQGVIIALLVYFDVISSIFKTKNVDDIRNISSKLQDFLICIEMFMAAVAHHYSFSYKPFVNLAQGQAWWDAFRAMWDVSDVHNDIKEHLGVVGSSLSRRIRGRSAYQQTWGSATERTSLLPEAPLATARSAPACSFSGYNTAELESDGPVDLIPDVQDTSNAVKT, translated from the exons ATGGCTTCTATCTGTCGCCGCTGGAGACTATGGATCTTACCAGTTTTAACATGCCTTTATGGACTTTTAATCATAATTTTGGTACCAATACTTTTAGCCAATCCAATTAAGAATGGTTTCGAAAAGCAGGATCAAGGAGCGCTGGTGGGCGGCGCGTTTGTGCTGCTCGCGTTGCCCATCGCTTTTTATGAGATCGTTCAgcatatgatatattatacacAGCCCAGACTGCAGAAATATATCATACG GATTCTATGGATGGTACCAATTTATGCAGTAAATGCT TGGCTTGGTCTGGTTTATCCTGAAGGCAGCATATATGTCGACAGTTTGAGAGAATGCTACGAAGCATATGTAATATACAATTTTATGATGTATTTATTGGTCTATTTGGATGCTGATCGCCAATTGGAACACAGACTTGAAATTTCTCCACAAGTGCATCACATGTTTCCCTTGTGTTGCTTGCCAGACTGGGAGATGGGAAGAGAATTTGTACATATGTGCAAACATGGAATACTACAATACACTGCTGTACGGCCTATAACAACTTTGATATCCTT TATTTGCGAATTGAATGGAGTATATGGAGAGGGCGAATTCAGAACAGACGTAGCTTTCCCATATATGAtcgctttaaataatttatcACAATTCGTTGCCATGTATTGTCTGGTGCTTTTTTATCGTGCCAATGCAGAGGCTTTAAAACCAATGAAACCCATTGGGAAATTTTTGTGTATCAAGGCTGTTGTATTCTTCTCTTTCTT TCAAGGTGTAATTATCGCGTTATTAGTGTACTTCGATGTGATATCAAGTATTTTTAAGACGAAGAATGTAGATGATATTAGAAATATATCATCGAAGCTGCAGGATTTCCTAATCTGCATCGAGATGTTCATGGCTGCGGTGGCCCATCACTATAGTTTTTCTTACAAACCTTTTGTAAATTTAGCGCAGGGTCAAGCATGGTGGGATGCATTCAG AGCTATGTGGGATGTATCGGACGTTCACAACGACATCAAAGAACACCTTGGGGTAGTAGGGTCATCTTTAAGTCGCAGAATACGTGGTCGAAGTGCTTACCAACAAACGTGGGGAAGTGCTACGGAACGCACGTCTCTACTTCCGGAGGCTCCTTTGGCCACGGCCAGAAGTGCGCCAGCGTGTTCCTTTTCCGGTTACAATACGGCAGAGCTCGAGAGCGATGGCCCCGTTGATCTAATTCCGGATGTGCAGGATACCAGTAACGCGGTGAAGACGTAA